GTGGCCGCGTACGCCGCGCTGGCGCTGTGCGTGCCGCTCTCGTTCGCCTGTGGCTTGTGGGCAGGGGCCGTTCACCTGACCGGGGTGGCTGCGGCGTGGGCGTACGACCTGCGGCTCAAGGCGACAGCGTGGTCCTGGGTGCCGTACGCGGTGGGTTTCGCCGCGCTTCCGGCGTTCGTGGCGCTGGGGCTGCCGGGGCAGCCGTGGCCGGCCTGGTGGGTCGTCACCGCCGGGGCGCTACTGGGGGTCGGCGCCCATCTGGGCGATGCGCTGCCGGACATCCGCGGGGATCTGGCGACGGGCGTACGGGGATGGCCGCACCGGCTGGGCCCGGACGGCGCGCGGCTGCTGCTGCCGGTGCCGCTGGTGACCGCGTCCGCGATTCTGGCGCTGGGGCCCGCCGGACCACCCGGCAGAGGGGGAATGGCGGCGCTCGCGGCGGCCGGCCTCGTCGCGGTGGCGGGGACGGTGCTGGGACGCCGCCGGGAGCGTGCGGCGTTCGCGGCGGCGGTCGCCGTGGCGGCGGTGGACGCGGCCTTGCTGCTGCTGCGCGGCACCGGAATCGCCTGACCGTGGGGCCTCGCCGACTGTCGGCCTCGCGCCGCTGAGGTGGCGCGGAAGACGACTGTGTGTCCTCCATGCGGGAGGGGGAGGCGGTCACAGGCGTCGTCTTTCCGCTCGCCGCGGGCGAGATGGCGTACGAGCACGATGGCGTCGGCCGGCCCCCCATGCTGCCGCAACCTCTTGGTCGGCCTTCGGGGACGGGTAGGAGGTGGCGGCGAGGCGGCGGCCGGTGCGCGGTCCGATGTAGGCCGAGTGGCGGTGGCGGCAGCTGTGGTGCACGCCCTGCGCGCCGACGGCGTGAAGGGCCTCCTCCAGCCACGCCCGGCCCGGTTCGCCCACGTCACGGGGGCGAGCGCCGAGTGCGACCAA
The sequence above is a segment of the Streptomyces asoensis genome. Coding sequences within it:
- a CDS encoding UbiA family prenyltransferase; translation: MGTPEQSTTGGPAASWVGRVTGLAGACHPGPVVAVTALMAALAVTAGQGAARGVLTAASVLAGQLSVGWCNDAFDARRDIAAGRRGKPVVDGTVGVTEVWVAAYAALALCVPLSFACGLWAGAVHLTGVAAAWAYDLRLKATAWSWVPYAVGFAALPAFVALGLPGQPWPAWWVVTAGALLGVGAHLGDALPDIRGDLATGVRGWPHRLGPDGARLLLPVPLVTASAILALGPAGPPGRGGMAALAAAGLVAVAGTVLGRRRERAAFAAAVAVAAVDAALLLLRGTGIA